One window from the genome of Osmerus eperlanus chromosome 1, fOsmEpe2.1, whole genome shotgun sequence encodes:
- the LOC134020282 gene encoding potassium voltage-gated channel subfamily D member 3-like — protein sequence MALTGNINHALITHKSTNDTIVKLKRYSSLSLCLYILSLCLSSLSLYILSLLSPSHLSLTFDLLPTQKARLARIRIAKTGSSNAYLQTKRNGLFNEQLELTPPCKQNHFLEDSGQDDNQKLSQTSSWLESQHHLLLCLEKTTAHEFVDEQAYEQNFLETALQNYPPASRSPSLSSQESTCCSHRRSKRALPNASPSPSLALQVTPLAPQAPLQELSASHIQQRGEQQLHSSSRSSLNMKPGEVGRINCKGGQITTAIISIPTPTALTPDGDGLHGPAQRQPPRPAPSAPRPPGIPQPPSVQTTSSNIVKVSAL from the exons ATGGCCCTCACAGGAAACATCAACCATGCTCTCATCACTCACAAGTCCACCAACGACACAATCGTCAAACTCAA GCGTTactcatcactctctctctgtctgtacattctctctctctgtctctcatctctgtctctgtacattctctctcttct ctctccatctcatctcagtctgacctttgaccttctgCCCACACAGAAAGCCCGGTTGGCCAGGATAAGAATAGCCAAGACAGGCAGCTCCAACGCCTATCTGCAGACCAAGAGGAATGGCCTTTTCAACGAGCAGCTGGAGCTCACG CCACCATGCAAGCAAAACCATTTTCTGGAG gactcAGGGCAGGACGACAACCAGAAGCTGAGCCAGACATCGTCGTGGCTGGAGAGCCAGCACCACCTGCTGCTGTGTCTGGAGAAGACCACG GCTCATGAGTTTGTGGACGAACAGGCGTACGAGCAGAACTTCCTGGAGACCGCGCTCCAGAACTACCCCCCTGCCTCGCggagcccctccctctccagccaggAGAGCACCTGCTGCTCCCACAGGAGGAGCAAGAGGGCACTGCCTAACgcctccccctcgccctccctggccctgcaggtcacccccctggccccccaggcccccctccaGGAGCTGAGTGCCAGCCACatccagcagagaggagagcagcagctcCACTCCTCCAG TCGTTCCAGCCTCAACATGAAGCCAGGGGAAGTGGGCAGGATCAACTGCAAGGGAGGTCAGATCACCACGGCGATCATAAgcatccccacccccaccgcccTGACCCCAGATGGAGACGGCCTCCACGGGCCCGCCCAGCGccagcccccccgccccgcccccagcgccccccggccccctggaatcccccagccccccagcgttCAGACCACCAGCTCCAACATCGTCAAAGTGTCTGCtctgtga